A part of Streptomyces sp. NBC_01210 genomic DNA contains:
- a CDS encoding SpoIIE family protein phosphatase has product MDTPVTTFSEGPEDPFAVRRAASAVLDDRGAIVGWSKRAEALLGYPPEEALGRTALGFLVDPRENDIVLDAVAACVRDRGWFGVVPVRHRDGHRVELGCRARAIMRGDSHGEWFLVAAPAEEVVQWETDRSVLDGLFRRSPIGLAVFAPDLSILRVNRAIARFSQIPVEAHRGLRTGDFLIQRDSETVVSQLREVLETGRSSISTEQPCVLRRDPDHELFVSISAFRMEDPSGRILGVTQTVEDVTDRYRARHRLALLNEASARIGTTLDVARTASELAEVAVPDLADCVSVDLLEPVARGEEPSQEVLGTVRRMAIRSTMPDTPEVMYPVGRTIHIPPASLQARCLAARRPVIDAHQEGVTGWLSKDPERAERVLRLGDPSLMVVPLVARGLVLGLLSLWRWRRPDPFEEDDLTLAEEFASRAAVCIDNARRYTQQHDAALTLQHSLLPHEVPSHPAVEIAHRYLPADATTGVGGDWFDVIPLSGLRVALVVGDVVGRGINAAATMGRLRTAVHTLANLDLAPDEVLSRLDDLVDRLAAEQEPKDEHFPQVIGATCLYAVYDPVSRHCALARAGHPPPAVVDPDGQVRLVDLPAGPPLGLGGLPFEAAELELAEGSLLALYTDGLIQGHKRDVDESLAALCGALSLPVGSLEDTCSAVEDALLHDRPTDDVADDVALLLARTRVLAREKVDAWELPVEPTAAAQARMLVASRLTEWGLEEMVFTTELIVSELVTNAYRYGEGPIGLRLIRDRHLICEVSDTGSTSPHLRRARTTDEGGRGLFLVAQLTERWGTRYTRDGKTIWAEQPLPATSAT; this is encoded by the coding sequence ATGGACACACCGGTGACGACGTTCAGCGAGGGCCCGGAAGACCCCTTCGCGGTGCGGCGTGCGGCTTCGGCGGTGCTGGACGACCGCGGGGCGATCGTCGGCTGGAGCAAGCGGGCCGAGGCGCTGCTCGGCTACCCGCCGGAGGAAGCCCTTGGGCGGACGGCGCTCGGTTTCCTGGTCGACCCCCGCGAGAACGACATCGTCCTGGACGCCGTGGCGGCGTGCGTACGCGACCGGGGCTGGTTCGGGGTGGTGCCCGTACGGCACCGCGACGGTCATCGTGTGGAGCTGGGGTGCCGGGCCCGGGCGATCATGAGGGGTGACTCCCACGGCGAGTGGTTTCTCGTCGCTGCGCCGGCCGAGGAGGTCGTCCAGTGGGAGACGGACCGGTCGGTCCTGGACGGGTTGTTCCGCCGCTCCCCGATCGGTCTGGCCGTCTTCGCCCCGGACCTGAGCATCCTGCGGGTGAACCGGGCGATCGCGAGGTTCAGTCAGATACCGGTCGAGGCGCACCGGGGGCTCCGCACCGGCGACTTCCTCATCCAGCGGGACTCCGAAACAGTGGTGAGCCAATTGCGGGAGGTACTGGAGACAGGCCGGTCCTCGATCTCCACCGAGCAGCCCTGCGTCCTGCGGCGGGACCCGGACCATGAGCTGTTCGTGTCGATATCGGCATTCCGGATGGAGGACCCCTCCGGACGGATCCTCGGCGTGACGCAGACGGTCGAGGATGTGACCGACCGGTATCGGGCCCGCCATCGGCTCGCGCTTCTCAACGAGGCCAGCGCCCGCATCGGGACCACGCTGGACGTGGCGAGGACGGCGAGTGAGCTGGCCGAGGTTGCGGTCCCGGACCTCGCCGACTGCGTCTCCGTGGACCTGCTGGAGCCGGTGGCCCGCGGCGAAGAGCCCAGCCAGGAGGTACTCGGAACCGTGCGCCGCATGGCCATCCGCAGCACCATGCCGGACACGCCAGAGGTGATGTATCCGGTGGGCCGCACGATTCACATCCCGCCGGCGAGTCTGCAAGCGCGGTGCCTGGCCGCGCGGCGTCCGGTCATCGACGCGCATCAGGAAGGCGTTACCGGGTGGCTCTCCAAGGACCCGGAGCGTGCTGAGCGCGTCCTCCGCCTGGGTGACCCCTCGCTGATGGTGGTGCCGCTGGTCGCGCGGGGGCTCGTGCTGGGTCTGCTCAGCCTGTGGCGGTGGCGACGGCCCGATCCGTTCGAGGAGGACGACCTCACACTCGCCGAGGAGTTCGCCTCCCGCGCCGCGGTCTGCATCGACAACGCACGCCGCTACACCCAGCAGCACGACGCGGCGCTCACCCTGCAGCACAGCCTGCTCCCGCACGAGGTACCCAGTCACCCCGCGGTCGAAATCGCCCACCGCTACCTGCCGGCCGACGCCACGACCGGCGTCGGTGGTGACTGGTTCGATGTCATTCCACTCTCCGGGCTTCGCGTCGCCCTCGTCGTCGGCGATGTGGTCGGCCGCGGTATCAACGCGGCGGCCACCATGGGCCGACTGCGCACCGCCGTACACACCCTGGCCAACCTCGACCTCGCCCCGGACGAGGTCCTCTCCCGCCTCGATGATCTCGTGGACCGCCTGGCCGCCGAGCAGGAGCCGAAGGACGAACATTTCCCTCAAGTCATTGGCGCAACGTGCCTGTACGCGGTCTACGACCCGGTTTCGAGGCACTGCGCCCTGGCCCGCGCCGGTCACCCGCCGCCGGCGGTGGTGGACCCGGACGGGCAGGTGCGCCTCGTCGACCTACCTGCCGGTCCGCCGCTCGGCCTGGGCGGGCTGCCGTTCGAGGCCGCCGAGCTGGAACTGGCCGAAGGCAGCCTCCTGGCCCTCTACACCGACGGCCTCATCCAGGGCCACAAACGAGACGTCGACGAGAGTCTGGCGGCTCTGTGCGGGGCGCTGAGCCTGCCCGTCGGCTCGTTGGAGGACACGTGCAGCGCGGTGGAGGACGCGTTGCTGCACGACCGGCCGACCGATGACGTTGCCGACGATGTGGCACTGCTCCTCGCCCGTACCCGCGTCCTGGCCAGGGAGAAGGTGGACGCGTGGGAGCTGCCCGTGGAGCCCACCGCCGCTGCTCAGGCCCGCATGCTGGTGGCATCCCGGCTGACCGAGTGGGGGCTGGAGGAGATGGTCTTCACCACCGAGCTGATCGTCAGCGAGCTGGTCACCAACGCCTACAGGTACGGGGAGGGGCCGATCGGCCTACGACTCATCCGTGACCGCCACCTCATCTGCGAAGTGTCCGACACCGGCAGCACCTCGCCACACCTCCGCCGCGCCCGCACCACCGACGAGGGCGGTCGCGGACTCTTCCTGGT
- a CDS encoding SpoIIE family protein phosphatase, whose product MDTHESTSDVPDQPLSAIGYAGVLRELLPIALWRADADGRLVEWSLAAQDLLGYEPEELLGRHGIPILVPEPDWKLADQLMQKVRAGEAVVGSLPVRHRDGHLVPMEMWICPAADPQGGTGILAIAVETSEVLRMRDSLAALEGLFTQSPIGLAMLGPDLRFLRVNDALARMQGVSAADHLGKRPAEVTPGVNTAELETVMRQVLDRGKAVVDVRRTGRTPADPDHDRIWSCSYAPLLDGVGRRLGLIASLIDITAGQQAQDEAGRARRRLALLAEAGTQIGTTLDLRQTAEEVVQVLVPQLADSADVQLLEEVLDPDEAAASTQGVVRRLAAAFPDPSAPTARLAVGATFQVPIGSVYEQVIADGRPMNLYKADVPALITDPRAERLRTYLGTLGSARLVPLVARGKVLGAVVVTRARSREPFDEQDCVLIDELVARAALNIDNARMYTSQRKAALTLQRSLTNNALPEVTGLELTGRYLPASDHEVGGDWFDAITLPDGRTGLVIGDVMGHGIHAAAVMGQLRTAVRTLARHGIPPAEMLRSLDAAVSDLGENEMATCVYAVHDRAAGGCLIARAGHPPPAVADAQGTIAFLDGPSGTPLGAGGQDFRTEQVPLPPGSLLVLYTDGLIEARDRDLDQGMQQLAQALRQLDHPLEEICDRVLGQLLPSTAQDDVAVLLARTLRPRGSVRSHPARIHSRGPAGKVQGW is encoded by the coding sequence TTGGACACACACGAGTCGACGAGTGATGTGCCGGATCAGCCCCTGTCGGCGATCGGGTACGCGGGTGTGCTCCGCGAGCTGCTTCCTATCGCGCTGTGGAGGGCCGATGCGGACGGGCGCCTGGTGGAGTGGTCGCTCGCCGCGCAGGATCTGCTCGGTTACGAGCCGGAGGAGCTGCTGGGCCGGCACGGGATCCCGATATTGGTCCCCGAGCCCGACTGGAAGCTGGCCGATCAGCTGATGCAGAAAGTCCGGGCGGGTGAGGCTGTGGTCGGGTCCCTCCCGGTGCGGCACCGCGACGGGCATCTCGTGCCGATGGAGATGTGGATCTGCCCGGCTGCGGACCCGCAGGGAGGGACGGGCATCCTGGCCATCGCCGTGGAGACCTCCGAGGTTCTGCGCATGCGGGATTCACTGGCGGCCCTGGAAGGTTTGTTCACCCAGTCCCCCATCGGTCTGGCCATGCTCGGCCCCGATCTGCGCTTCCTGCGGGTCAATGACGCGCTGGCGCGGATGCAGGGCGTCTCCGCCGCCGACCACCTCGGCAAGCGGCCGGCCGAGGTCACGCCGGGGGTCAACACCGCGGAGCTGGAGACGGTGATGCGGCAGGTTCTGGATCGCGGAAAGGCGGTGGTCGACGTACGCCGCACCGGTCGCACACCGGCCGACCCCGATCACGACCGGATCTGGTCCTGCTCCTATGCTCCACTGCTCGACGGCGTCGGCCGGAGGCTGGGCCTGATCGCTTCGCTGATCGACATCACAGCGGGGCAGCAGGCGCAGGACGAGGCCGGCCGGGCGCGGCGGCGCCTGGCGCTGCTGGCCGAGGCGGGCACGCAGATTGGGACCACCTTGGACCTGCGGCAGACTGCCGAGGAAGTGGTGCAGGTACTGGTGCCCCAGTTGGCCGACTCGGCCGACGTACAACTGCTGGAGGAAGTGCTCGACCCCGATGAGGCCGCCGCATCCACCCAAGGCGTGGTGCGGCGTCTGGCAGCCGCCTTCCCCGATCCGTCCGCCCCCACCGCAAGACTGGCAGTGGGCGCCACCTTCCAGGTCCCGATCGGCTCGGTGTACGAGCAGGTCATCGCCGACGGGCGCCCCATGAACCTCTACAAGGCCGATGTCCCGGCGCTGATCACGGATCCGCGCGCCGAGCGACTGCGTACGTACCTCGGCACCCTGGGCTCCGCGCGACTGGTCCCGCTGGTCGCCCGTGGCAAAGTGCTCGGCGCCGTGGTGGTGACGCGTGCCCGCAGCCGCGAGCCGTTCGACGAGCAGGACTGCGTACTCATCGACGAGCTGGTCGCCCGAGCGGCGCTGAACATCGACAACGCGCGTATGTACACCAGCCAGCGAAAGGCGGCGCTCACGCTGCAACGCAGCCTGACGAACAACGCGCTACCGGAAGTGACCGGCCTGGAACTCACCGGGCGCTACCTGCCCGCCAGCGACCACGAGGTCGGCGGCGACTGGTTCGACGCCATCACGCTGCCCGACGGCAGGACCGGGCTGGTCATCGGAGACGTCATGGGGCACGGAATCCATGCGGCGGCCGTCATGGGACAGCTGCGCACAGCGGTGCGAACACTGGCACGGCACGGTATCCCCCCGGCTGAGATGCTCCGTTCCCTGGACGCCGCCGTGAGCGACCTGGGTGAGAATGAAATGGCGACGTGCGTGTACGCGGTCCACGACCGGGCTGCCGGCGGTTGTCTGATCGCCAGAGCCGGCCATCCACCTCCGGCCGTGGCCGACGCCCAAGGGACGATCGCGTTCCTCGACGGCCCATCGGGTACGCCCTTGGGGGCGGGTGGGCAGGACTTCCGGACCGAGCAGGTGCCGCTGCCCCCCGGCAGCCTGTTGGTGCTGTACACCGACGGCCTCATCGAGGCCCGCGACAGAGACCTCGACCAGGGCATGCAGCAACTCGCCCAGGCGCTGCGGCAACTCGACCACCCGTTGGAGGAGATCTGTGACCGCGTCCTCGGCCAACTGCTGCCCTCCACGGCCCAGGACGATGTAGCGGTGCTCCTCGCCAGAACTCTGCGTCCGCGGGGCTCGGTGCGGAGTCACCCCGCGCGGATCCACTCGCGCGGTCCCGCAGGGAAGGTGCAAGGCTGGTAG
- a CDS encoding ABC transporter ATP-binding protein: MAEIVLEGITKRFPDGALAVRDVNLTVGDGEFVILVGPSGCGKSTTLNMIAGLEDITDGTLRIDDQVVNDKAPKDRDIAMVFQSYALYPHMTVRENMGFALRLAKVDKTTIRSKVEEAARILDLTNHLDRKPANLSGGQRQRVAMGRAIVRAPKAFLMDEPLSNLDAKLRVQMRTQISRLQQRLGTTTVYVTHDQTEAMTLGDRVVVMRSGVVQQVGTPQYLYDEPRNLFVAGFIGSPAMNFLHATLEENVLRTIVGEIPVSDEVRQSLERQNASRDLIVGLRPEAFEDAALVDPGRLGTGTAFTTTVDVVESLGSDVYAYFTEEDWQPTATSELDELAADSGISETGASGHQIVTRLSTGTQVREGSQAELWVDTSRVHVFDPRTGANLTHRENSGG; this comes from the coding sequence GTGGCCGAGATCGTTCTCGAGGGCATCACCAAGCGGTTTCCCGACGGCGCCCTGGCCGTGCGGGACGTCAACCTCACAGTCGGCGACGGGGAGTTCGTCATCCTGGTCGGGCCCTCCGGTTGCGGCAAGTCCACCACGCTCAACATGATCGCCGGGCTTGAGGACATCACCGATGGCACCCTGCGGATCGATGACCAGGTCGTCAACGACAAGGCGCCCAAGGACCGCGACATCGCCATGGTCTTCCAGAGTTACGCCCTCTATCCGCACATGACCGTGCGAGAGAACATGGGCTTCGCCCTGCGCCTGGCCAAGGTCGACAAGACCACCATCAGGAGCAAGGTGGAGGAGGCCGCCCGCATCCTCGACCTGACGAATCATCTGGACCGCAAACCCGCGAACCTCTCGGGCGGCCAACGCCAGCGCGTCGCCATGGGCCGCGCCATCGTCCGCGCCCCCAAGGCGTTCCTGATGGACGAGCCGCTGTCCAATCTCGACGCCAAGCTCCGGGTACAGATGCGCACCCAGATCTCTCGACTTCAGCAGCGTCTGGGCACCACCACCGTCTACGTCACCCATGACCAGACCGAGGCCATGACGCTCGGGGACCGTGTGGTCGTGATGCGCAGCGGCGTCGTTCAACAGGTCGGCACCCCGCAGTATCTCTACGACGAGCCACGCAACCTGTTCGTCGCAGGGTTCATCGGCTCACCCGCCATGAACTTCCTCCACGCCACCCTGGAGGAGAACGTGTTGCGCACCATCGTCGGCGAGATCCCCGTGTCCGACGAGGTACGCCAGAGCCTGGAGCGCCAGAACGCGTCCCGGGACCTCATTGTGGGTCTGCGGCCCGAAGCCTTCGAGGACGCCGCACTGGTCGATCCGGGCCGGTTGGGGACGGGCACCGCCTTCACCACCACCGTGGATGTGGTGGAGTCCTTGGGCTCGGACGTCTACGCCTACTTCACCGAGGAGGACTGGCAGCCGACCGCCACGTCGGAGCTGGACGAGCTGGCCGCCGATTCAGGCATCAGTGAGACGGGAGCCAGCGGCCATCAGATTGTCACCCGGCTCAGTACCGGGACGCAGGTCCGCGAGGGGAGCCAGGCCGAGTTGTGGGTGGACACCTCGAGGGTCCATGTCTTCGACCCACGCACCGGCGCGAACCTCACCCACCGGGAGAACAGCGGCGGATGA
- a CDS encoding carbohydrate ABC transporter permease → MAGAGKRHVTGWAVANTVVIAYALFPVWWIAALSFKDPSTLTDGNFVPDKWTLENYSGIFQTSEFTRALINSIGIALIATVIAVVLGTMAAYAVARLRFPGKRLLIGMSLLIAMFPPISLVSPLFNIERILGIFDTWPGLIIPYMTFSLPLAIYTLSAFFREIPWDLEKAAKVDGATPAQAFRLVIAPLAAPGVFTTAILVFIFCWNDFLFAISLTSTTRARTVPAAIAFFTGSSQFQQPTGSIAAAAVVITIPIIAFVLLFQRRIVAGLTSGAVKG, encoded by the coding sequence ATGGCCGGCGCAGGCAAGAGGCACGTCACCGGCTGGGCCGTCGCCAACACCGTGGTGATCGCCTATGCCCTGTTCCCGGTTTGGTGGATCGCGGCCCTGTCGTTCAAGGACCCCAGCACCCTCACCGACGGCAACTTCGTCCCGGACAAGTGGACGCTGGAGAACTACAGCGGCATCTTCCAGACCTCGGAGTTCACCCGGGCCCTGATCAACTCCATCGGTATCGCCCTGATCGCCACAGTGATCGCCGTTGTGCTGGGCACCATGGCCGCCTACGCCGTAGCGAGGCTCCGTTTCCCCGGCAAGAGGCTGCTGATCGGCATGTCCCTGTTGATCGCGATGTTCCCGCCGATCTCGCTGGTGTCCCCGCTGTTCAACATCGAGCGCATTCTGGGGATCTTCGACACCTGGCCGGGGCTGATCATCCCGTACATGACCTTCTCCCTCCCGCTCGCGATCTACACCCTGTCGGCGTTCTTTCGGGAGATCCCGTGGGATCTGGAGAAGGCGGCCAAGGTCGACGGGGCCACGCCCGCGCAGGCGTTCCGGCTGGTGATCGCGCCGCTGGCCGCGCCGGGCGTGTTCACCACCGCCATCCTCGTCTTCATCTTCTGCTGGAACGACTTCCTGTTCGCGATCTCCCTGACCTCGACCACCAGGGCCCGCACCGTGCCGGCGGCGATTGCCTTCTTCACCGGGAGCAGCCAGTTCCAGCAGCCCACCGGTTCGATCGCCGCCGCGGCGGTAGTGATCACCATTCCGATCATCGCCTTCGTGCTGCTGTTCCAGCGGCGCATCGTCGCCGGACTGACGTCCGGGGCCGTCAAGGGCTGA
- a CDS encoding carbohydrate ABC transporter permease: MSEGARQERRLGWLLCAPAVVVMLAVTAYPIGYAIYLSLQRYDLRFPGQARFVGLSNYAAVLSSEFWWEAFWVTLFITVISVAVELVLGFALALVMHRAIFGRGTVRTAILIPYGIVTVVAAYSWQYAWTPDTGYLAALLPPGDAPLTEQWPAIGLIILAEVWKTTPFMALLLLAGLALVPEETLRAAMVDGASAWQRFILVTVPLMKPAILVALLFRTLDAFRVFDNIYVLTSGAHGTGSVSILGYDNLFTALNLGIGSAISVLIFLCVGLIAFAFIKLFGAAAPGSQEAGR, from the coding sequence TTGTCCGAGGGCGCACGGCAGGAGCGACGGCTGGGCTGGCTGCTGTGCGCGCCCGCGGTGGTCGTGATGCTCGCCGTCACGGCCTACCCCATCGGCTACGCGATCTATCTTTCTCTGCAACGCTACGACCTGCGCTTCCCAGGTCAAGCGCGCTTCGTGGGCCTGAGCAACTACGCGGCTGTGCTCTCCTCCGAGTTCTGGTGGGAGGCGTTCTGGGTCACCCTGTTCATCACCGTCATCTCCGTAGCCGTGGAACTCGTCCTCGGCTTCGCGCTGGCCCTGGTGATGCATCGCGCCATCTTCGGCCGCGGGACCGTGCGTACCGCGATCCTGATCCCCTACGGCATCGTCACTGTGGTCGCCGCCTATTCCTGGCAGTACGCCTGGACCCCGGACACCGGCTACCTCGCCGCACTCCTGCCGCCCGGCGATGCCCCGCTGACCGAGCAGTGGCCGGCCATCGGGCTGATCATCCTCGCCGAGGTCTGGAAGACCACCCCCTTCATGGCACTTCTCCTGCTGGCCGGACTCGCACTCGTGCCTGAAGAGACGCTGCGCGCCGCCATGGTCGACGGTGCGTCCGCCTGGCAGCGCTTCATTCTGGTCACGGTGCCGCTGATGAAGCCGGCCATTCTGGTGGCTCTGCTGTTCCGCACCCTGGACGCCTTCCGGGTCTTCGACAACATCTATGTGCTGACCTCGGGAGCTCATGGCACCGGCTCGGTGTCGATCCTCGGCTACGACAACCTGTTCACCGCGCTCAACCTCGGCATCGGATCGGCTATTTCCGTGCTCATCTTCCTTTGCGTCGGCCTGATCGCCTTCGCCTTCATCAAACTCTTCGGGGCTGCCGCCCCCGGCTCACAGGAGGCGGGTCGCTGA
- a CDS encoding ABC transporter substrate-binding protein: MGHTNGQAPVRARGEASPRPASRGAARRLRCLTVLPLLAGLLTSCGSDESGPVSLNWYNFPDDSGALAGAASNCTRASGGRYRIAYNKLPRGADGQRQQLVRRLAAHDDTLDILGLDVTWAAEFAEANWILPWTGGNRRSATAGTLEVPLRTATWKGKLYAVPYNTNTQLLWYRSDLVPKPPMTWAEMLGMARNLAKEGKPHYVEIQGAQYEGLTVWFNTLVESAGGSILNATATAPSLGPPAVQAATIMHNLATSPAADPSLSNQMEDQNRLAMESGTAAFELNYPFVYPSMKANKPGLFKSFRWAPYPGVGPGRPSKPTIGGIDLAVGAYSRHPDLAFEAALCLRNRQNQMTAALKGGLPPTLRALYSDKALFKSYPFASEVLSALENASVRPQTPAYQNVSIAISHTLSPPSAISPRSDVVKIGDQIEDALQSKGLIP; the protein is encoded by the coding sequence GTGGGGCACACGAACGGGCAGGCCCCGGTGCGGGCGCGCGGCGAAGCATCGCCGCGACCCGCGAGCCGTGGCGCCGCACGGCGGCTGCGGTGCCTCACCGTGCTTCCCCTACTGGCCGGACTGCTGACCTCCTGCGGCTCGGACGAATCCGGCCCGGTCAGCCTGAACTGGTACAACTTTCCCGACGATTCAGGTGCCCTGGCCGGCGCAGCGAGCAACTGCACCCGCGCCTCGGGCGGGCGCTACCGCATCGCGTACAACAAGCTCCCGCGCGGCGCGGACGGCCAGCGTCAGCAGCTCGTCCGCCGGCTCGCCGCGCACGACGACACCCTGGACATCCTGGGCCTCGATGTCACCTGGGCTGCGGAGTTCGCCGAGGCCAATTGGATCCTGCCGTGGACGGGCGGCAATCGCCGGAGTGCCACCGCGGGCACCCTCGAGGTGCCGCTGCGAACGGCGACGTGGAAGGGCAAGCTGTACGCCGTCCCGTACAACACCAACACGCAGTTGCTGTGGTACCGAAGCGACCTCGTGCCCAAGCCCCCCATGACCTGGGCCGAGATGCTGGGCATGGCACGCAACCTCGCCAAGGAGGGCAAGCCCCACTACGTCGAGATCCAGGGCGCCCAGTACGAGGGGTTGACGGTCTGGTTCAACACGCTCGTGGAGAGCGCGGGCGGCTCCATCCTCAACGCCACAGCCACTGCACCCTCACTCGGCCCGCCCGCGGTCCAAGCGGCCACGATCATGCACAACTTGGCCACCTCACCCGCCGCAGACCCCTCCTTGTCCAATCAGATGGAGGATCAGAACCGGCTGGCCATGGAGTCGGGCACCGCCGCCTTCGAGCTGAACTACCCGTTCGTCTATCCCTCGATGAAGGCGAACAAGCCCGGCCTGTTCAAGAGTTTCCGCTGGGCGCCCTACCCCGGCGTGGGCCCCGGCCGACCGTCGAAACCCACCATCGGAGGCATCGACCTCGCCGTCGGCGCCTACTCGCGCCACCCTGACCTCGCGTTCGAGGCCGCGCTGTGCCTGCGCAACCGTCAGAACCAGATGACCGCGGCGCTCAAGGGCGGGCTGCCGCCCACGCTGCGCGCGCTCTACTCCGACAAGGCACTCTTCAAGAGCTACCCGTTCGCCTCCGAAGTGCTCTCGGCCCTGGAGAACGCCAGCGTCCGTCCCCAGACCCCCGCCTATCAGAACGTGTCCATCGCGATCTCGCACACGCTCTCCCCGCCATCGGCGATCAGTCCCCGGAGCGACGTCGTGAAGATCGGCGACCAGATCGAGGACGCCCTCCAGTCCAAGGGGCTGATCCCGTGA
- a CDS encoding DUF1876 domain-containing protein, whose translation MTRTLEWKVRVRLTEEDGTTKAEAVLDTGTATLTGHGVAHCNPQDVDVPAIGDELAASRAMRDIAGQLMRVADRDLEAVGAGSGSGPIRPPYAWSDMT comes from the coding sequence ATGACTCGGACACTTGAGTGGAAGGTCCGCGTTCGCCTGACCGAGGAGGACGGCACGACGAAGGCCGAGGCGGTGCTGGACACTGGCACCGCGACGCTCACCGGCCACGGGGTGGCCCACTGCAATCCCCAGGACGTGGACGTCCCCGCAATCGGCGACGAACTGGCGGCGAGCCGGGCCATGAGAGACATCGCCGGGCAGCTGATGAGGGTGGCCGATCGTGACCTGGAGGCTGTGGGCGCCGGATCGGGGAGCGGACCTATCCGGCCGCCTTACGCCTGGTCGGACATGACCTAG
- a CDS encoding mycothiol transferase, with protein sequence MNSSDLLADAFERVREAVHAAVDGLSPDDLNARLDDDANSIAWLVWHLSRIQDDHVADAAAWEQVWFSQDWADRFELPFTKRATGFGHSSKQVAAVQVQSAELLLGYYDAVHEQTMRFVRGLDDAALDRVVDETWSPPVTLGVRLVSVIADDLQHVGQAAFVRGSLERR encoded by the coding sequence ATGAACAGCTCGGATTTGCTGGCGGATGCGTTCGAGCGCGTCCGGGAGGCAGTACACGCGGCGGTCGACGGGCTTTCACCGGATGACCTCAACGCCCGGCTGGATGACGACGCGAATTCGATCGCCTGGCTCGTATGGCATCTGTCGCGCATCCAGGACGATCACGTGGCTGATGCAGCCGCGTGGGAGCAGGTGTGGTTCTCCCAGGACTGGGCGGACCGTTTCGAGCTGCCCTTTACCAAGAGGGCGACCGGGTTCGGCCACTCCAGCAAGCAGGTCGCCGCGGTACAGGTCCAGTCCGCCGAGCTGCTGCTCGGCTACTACGACGCCGTCCACGAGCAGACCATGCGATTCGTGCGCGGGCTCGACGACGCAGCGCTCGACAGAGTCGTGGACGAGACCTGGTCCCCGCCCGTCACTCTGGGCGTCCGTCTCGTCAGCGTCATCGCCGACGACCTGCAGCACGTTGGCCAGGCAGCATTTGTTCGGGGCTCCTTGGAGCGCCGTTGA
- a CDS encoding DUF3140 domain-containing protein, which yields MGEMDAVENEALWDEFHQLVNMTSQELSAWLKTREEAESAETLPAGADVEAGRHVLSILLKRRADLTDDDVQVMHQVVEAVETQQERVRDAGDVQARHSLMTLGHDPLKP from the coding sequence ATGGGTGAAATGGACGCAGTCGAGAACGAGGCTCTCTGGGATGAGTTTCACCAATTGGTGAACATGACCTCCCAGGAACTTAGCGCATGGCTCAAAACCCGCGAGGAGGCCGAGAGCGCGGAAACCTTGCCGGCGGGCGCCGACGTCGAGGCGGGCCGGCATGTGCTGTCGATTCTGTTGAAGCGGCGTGCCGACCTCACTGACGACGACGTTCAGGTCATGCACCAAGTCGTGGAAGCCGTCGAAACTCAGCAGGAGCGGGTGCGTGACGCCGGGGACGTTCAGGCGCGTCACAGCCTCATGACCCTCGGGCACGATCCGCTCAAGCCCTGA
- a CDS encoding CsbD family protein — MSKAKAKAKQVKGKMKETVGKATDDLSMQAEGRGEQITGKTQEVTEKAADRAKKSGR; from the coding sequence ATGAGCAAGGCAAAGGCGAAGGCAAAGCAGGTCAAGGGAAAGATGAAGGAAACCGTCGGCAAGGCCACTGACGACCTGAGCATGCAGGCGGAGGGCCGTGGCGAGCAGATCACGGGCAAGACCCAGGAAGTCACCGAAAAGGCTGCCGACCGGGCGAAGAAGTCCGGACGGTAA
- a CDS encoding type 1 glutamine amidotransferase domain-containing protein: protein MRVAFLMAPEGVEQVELTDPWKAVVEAGGEPELISTKSGRVQAFHHLDKADTFPVDRTVAESNAEDYAGLVLPGGVANPDTLRMNKSAVAFVRLFFDLAKPVAAICHAPWTLVEADVVRGRTLTSWPSLQTDIRNAGGTWVDEEVEVCRAAPATLITSRKPADLKAFSSTFIPDFGK from the coding sequence GTGCGAGTGGCGTTTCTCATGGCTCCCGAGGGTGTGGAACAGGTCGAACTGACCGACCCCTGGAAAGCTGTCGTCGAAGCCGGTGGCGAGCCGGAACTGATCTCGACAAAGTCCGGACGCGTGCAGGCTTTCCACCACCTCGACAAGGCCGACACCTTCCCCGTTGACCGGACGGTCGCGGAGAGCAATGCAGAGGACTATGCCGGGCTGGTGCTTCCCGGAGGCGTCGCCAATCCGGACACACTGCGCATGAACAAATCGGCCGTCGCCTTCGTCAGGCTGTTCTTTGACCTGGCCAAGCCGGTGGCAGCGATCTGTCACGCCCCCTGGACGCTGGTGGAGGCCGACGTGGTCCGCGGGAGGACGCTGACCTCTTGGCCCAGCCTGCAGACCGACATCCGCAACGCGGGCGGCACGTGGGTTGACGAGGAGGTCGAGGTCTGCCGTGCCGCCCCCGCCACCCTGATCACGAGCCGGAAGCCCGCCGATCTGAAGGCTTTCTCCTCGACGTTCATCCCGGACTTCGGCAAGTGA